One stretch of Henckelia pumila isolate YLH828 unplaced genomic scaffold, ASM3356847v2 CTG_477:::fragment_1, whole genome shotgun sequence DNA includes these proteins:
- the LOC140872808 gene encoding uncharacterized protein has protein sequence MGKSSSHTNLASCLLAAIFLMLVIAAAFIVYFTVFRPRDPKLTVNAVQLPAFSAANSTVSFTFSQFVTISNPNHAAFTHYDSSLQLLYAGSQVGLLFIPAGKISGGKSQYMTATFSVKSFPLSVPVQQESVGPAAPDGQIGFGFGPGMEVETRLDMAGRVRFLHFFTHRVEARAECRVAIGVADGSVLGFHC, from the coding sequence ATGGGCAAGTCTAGTTCCCACACGAACTTAGCCTCGTGTCTTCTGGCCGCCATTTTCTTGATGCTCGTAATCGCCGCCGCTTTCATCGTCTATTTCACGGTTTTCAGGCCAAGAGACCCCAAACTCACCGTCAACGCAGTCCAACTCCCCGCATTCTCCGCCGCTAACTCAACCGTCAGCTTCACTTTCTCTCAGTTTGTAACCATCAGCAACCCCAACCACGCCGCCTTCACTCACTACGACAGCTCGCTGCAGCTGCTGTACGCCGGAAGTCAGGTGGGTCTGTTGTTTATACCCGCCGGGAAGATCTCCGGAGGTAAGTCTCAGTACATGACGGCCACATTTTCCGTCAAGTCCTTCCCGCTGTCGGTTCCTGTGCAGCAAGAAAGCGTTGGGCCCGCTGCACCAGATGGGCAAATTGGTTTTGGGTTCGGGCCGGGCATGGAGGTGGAAACCAGGCTTGACATGGCGGGTCGGGTTCGTTTTCTGCATTTCTTTACACATCGGGTGGAGGCTAGAGCTGAGTGCAGGGTAGCCATTGGAGTTGCCGATGGATCTGTTCTAGGCTTTCACTGCTAG
- the LOC140872756 gene encoding mitochondrial inner membrane protein OXA1-like, which translates to MAYRRSITARGQLFYQLQKRVAPSFSHIHRDENDLEESHTNATSRNGAIPIFFQQRCFFVHGNGFSKLNGSTKMFQDQKFTISAGYGGSVFARNFSSGGVGEGAADNIEIMSDVADALGDNAVEVAAPVAPVVNEVAAVAADSIFPVAALQYLIDYVHMQTGFNWWASIALTTILIRGLQLPLMINHLISTSRLTLLRPRLEEIKEEMQNRDMSPDAVADGRARMNELFKEYGVTPFTPLKGLLISGPIFCSFFFAVRKLAENVPSFKEGGALWFTDLSTPDSLFILPVLTALTFWITVECNAQEGLEGNPVANTIKNVSRVFAVLTIPLTASFPKAIFCYWITSNLFSLAYGLVIKKPEVKRLLGVPIIPVATKPLIDQKPGFSLSEVVKKHAATSSSDMVSSHVPPSPQIASPSVLSQRIKSLEKEVRGRKEERQ; encoded by the exons ATGGCCTACAGGCGGAGCATCACAGCCAGAGGGCAGCTGTTTTATCAACTGCAGAAACGGGTTGCCCCCTCATTTTCGCATATTCATCGTGATGAGAACGATCTTGAAGAATCGCATACCAATGCCACTTCCAGGAACGGTGCAATCCCAATTTTTTTCCAGCAACGTTGTTTTTTCGTCCACGGAAATGGTTTCAGTAAGCTTAATGGGTCGACAAAGATGTTTCAAGATCAGAAATTTACGATTTCTGCCGGCTACGGTGGGTCTGTTTTCGCCAGGAATTTCTCGAGTGGTGGTGTCGGAGAAGGGGCGGCTGATAATATTGAGATTATGTCTGATGTGGCGGATGCATTAGGGGATAACGCTGTGGAGGTGGCTGCGCCGGTGGCGCCGGTGGTGAATGAGGTGGCAGCTGTGGCGGCAGATTCTATCTTTCCCGTGGCTGCGCTCCAGTACTTGATTGATTATGTGCATATGCAAACGGGATTTAATTG GTGGGCTTCAATTGCACTGACAACTATTTTAATCCGTGGGCTTCAGCTGCCTCTTATGATAAATCATCTGATTTCTACTTCAAGACTTACT CTTTTACGGCCGCGATTGGAGGAGATTAAGGAAGAAATGCAAAATAGG GATATGAGTCCTGATGCTGTGGCTGATGGTCGGGCAAGGATGAACGAATTATTCAAGGA GTATGGTGTTACTCCATTCACCCCTTTAAAGGGACTTCTTATTTCCGGTCCCATCTTTTGCAGTTTCTTCTTTGCT GTTAGAAAATTGGCAGAAAATGTTCCATCGTTTAAAGAGGGAGGAGCATTATGGTTTACCGATTTGTCAACTCCTGATAGCTTGTTCATTCTTCCAGTTTTAACGGCTTTAACATTTTGGATCACAGTGGAG TGCAATGCCCAGGAAGGATTAGAAGGCAACCCCGTGGCCAACACAATCAAGAATGTGTCGAGGGTTTTCGCTGTACTGACAATCCCTTTAACCGCAAGTTTTCCGAAG GCTATTTTCTGCTACTGGATTACCTCCAACTTGTTTTCACTCGCTTATGGTTTAG TGATTAAGAAGCCTGAGGTTAAAAGGTTATTGGGCGTGCCAATTATACCCGTGGCGACGAAGCCTTTGATCGATCAAAAGCCTGGTTTTTCACTCTCTGAAGTAGTAAAGAAGCATGCAGCAACCTCTTCATCCGACATGGTTTCATCACATGTACCTCCAAGTCCACAAATCGCTTCGCCGTCTGTGCTCAGCCAACGGATTAAGAGCTTAGAGAAAGAAGTTAGAGGAAGGAAGGAAGAAAGGCAGTAA
- the LOC140872749 gene encoding UDP-glucose 4-epimerase GEPI48 isoform X1 — MSRSILVTGGAGYIGSHTVLQLLLGGYKAVVVDNLDNSSEIAIKRVQELAGEHGSNLTFHKIDLRDKPALDKLFVSEKFEAVIHFAGLKAVGESVQKPLLYYDNNLIGTIVLLEVMTAHGCKQLVFSSSATVYGWPKVVPCTEESPISAANPYGRTKLFIEEICRDIYKSDSTWKIILLRYFNPVGAHPSGYIGEDPRGIPNNLMPFVQQVAVGRRPALTVYGTDYKTVDGTGGTDYKTVDGTGVRDYIHVVDLADGHIAALKKLADPSVGCEVYNLGTGKGTSVLEMVAAFEKASGKKIPLVMADRRPGDAEIVYAETEKAERELNWKAKYGIEEFCRDQWNWASKNPYGYESQAP, encoded by the exons ATGTCGCGGAGTATACTTGTGACCGGGGGTGCGGGATACATTGGGAGCCACACCGTGCTGCAGTTGCTGTTGGGAGGATACAAGGCCGTGGTGGTCGATAATTTGGACAATTCTTCCGAAATCGCCATCAAGAGAGTGCAAGAACTCGCTGGTGAACATGGATCCAATCTCACTTTTCACAAG ATAGATTTGCGAGATAAGCCTGCACTTGACAAACTTTTTGTTTCTGAAAA GTTTGAGGCTGTTATTCATTTCGCTGGATTAAAAGCAGTCGGCGAAAGTGTGCAGAAACCGTTACTGTATTATGACAACAACCTTATTGGCACAATTGTTCTACTAGAAGTAATGACGGCGCATGGCTGTAAACAA CTTGTATTTTCGTCCTCAGCTACTGTTTATGGTTGGCCAAAAGTGGTACCATGCACAGAAGAATCCCCCATAAGTGCTGCAAATCCCTATGGACGTACAAAG CTTTTCATTGAAGAGATCTGTCGTGACATTTACAAGTCCGACTCTACATGGAAAATCATATTGCTGAGGTACTTCAACCCAGTTGGTGCACATCCTAGTGGCTATATTGGTGAAGATCCCCGTGGGATTCCGAACAATCTCATGCCCTTTGTACAACAAGTTGCTGTTGGAAGGCGGCCAGCCCTGACAGTTTATGGAACTGATTACAAAACAGTGGATGGAACTGGG GGAACTGATTACAAAACAGTGGATGGAACTGGG GTACGTGATTATATCCACGTTGTTGATTTAGCCGATGGCCATATCGCCGCTTTGAAGAAACTTGCTGACCCTTCTGTAG GTTGTGAGGTATACAATCTGGGTACTGGGAAAGGTACCTCTGTGTTGGAGATGGTGGCAGCGTTTGAAAAGGCTTCTGGGAAG AAAATTCCACTGGTGATGGCTGATCGACGCCCTGGTGATGCTGAGATTGTGTATGCTGAAACAGAAAAAGCTGAACGTGAATTGAACTGGAA GGCGAAATATGGCATTGAAGAATTCTGCAGAGACCAATGGAACTGGGCCAGCAAGAATCCTTATGGTTACGAGTCTCAGGCTCCTTAA
- the LOC140872785 gene encoding GDSL esterase/lipase At4g10955-like, giving the protein MASEGQIVDLSGSTTSDRENFDISGPLHLTKVDWDNPCHRRSVAASLVQSVYILERDRQEKREGSLTLASRWWDAFHFQLYRLLIDDADSCIFGAIYQLTSTQNNPSSHEAPRYVIAFRGTITKGDAFSRDIELDIHVIKNGLHLTSRFEVAIQAVRHVVATFGSANVWLAGHSLGAAMAMLAGKNMAKTGVFLDSFLFNPPFFSAPIERIKDKKVKHGIRIAGSVITAGLAFAMKNNHQTSRSLGTFHALSSWLPCLYVNPSDHICSEYVGYFEHRKRMDDIGAGGIERLATQHSIGGLLLNAMGVQSEEPLHLIPSANLTVNRSRARDFKDAHGIHQWWRCDLHLESKIYNYS; this is encoded by the exons ATGGCATCAGAAGGGCAAATTGTGGACCTTTCAGGTTCTACGACTTCGGACAGGGAAAATTTCGACATTTCAGGACCTTTGCACCTCACTAAAGTTGACTG GGACAATCCATGTCATCGAAGGTCTGTTGCAGCTAGTTTGGTTCAGAGTGTGTACATCTTGGAACGAGACCGCCAGGAAAAACGAGAAGGGAGCCTAACCCTTGCTTCTCGGTGGTGGGATGCTTTCCATTTTCAGTTGTACCGTCTCCTTATAGATGATGCTGATTCTTGTATATTCGGTGCCATCTATCAACTCACTTCCACCCAAAACAACCCTTCATCACACGAGGCTCCACGATATGTAATCGCATTTCGAGGCACCATAACCAAAGGAGATGCATTCTCAAGAGACATTGAGCTGGACATCCACGTCATAAAAAATGGGCTGCATCTGACATCTCGGTTTGAAGTAGCAATACAAGCCGTTCGACATGTGGTTGCTACATTCGGAAGTGCAAATGTCTGGTTAGCTGGTCATTCACTCGGTGCTGCCATGGCAATGCTGGCTGGAAAGAACATGGCCAAGACCGGGGTTTTCCTTGATTCGTTCTTGTTCAATCCACCGTTCTTTTCAGCACCAATCGAGAGAATCAAGGATAAGAAAGTGAAACACGGCATTCGAATAGCAGGCAGCGTGATCACGGCAGGACTGGCTTTTGCAATGAAAAACAACCACCAAACAAGCCGTTCTTTGGGGACGTTTCATGCCCTTTCTTCATGGTTGCCATGTCTATACGTTAACCCGTCTGATCATATCTGCTCTGAGTATGTCGGGTACTTTGAACACCGGAAACGGATGGATGATATCGGAGCAGGAGGTATTGAGAGGTTGGCGACACAACACTCGATCGGAGGTCTTCTATTGAATGCAATGGGTGTGCAGTCCGAAGAGCCGCTGCATCTTATTCCTTCGGCCAATCTTACGGTGAACCGCTCTCGGGCGAGAGACTTCAAAGATGCTCATGGTATTCATCAATGGTGGAGATGTGATCTGCACTTGGAATCCAAGATTTACAACTACAGttga
- the LOC140872750 gene encoding calcineurin B-like protein 8 isoform X1, producing the protein MLSIARCFRPSKAKHPAGFHYHTILASETAFNVNEVDALYILFEQLSSSVFDDGMIHKEEFYLALFSRSSKQNVLAERLFDLFDVKRNGAIEFEEFVRSLSIFHPDAPETDKVAFAFRLYDLRQTGFIEREGLKEMVLATLRESELSLSDDVVEAIVEKTLLEVDSKGDGKIDMEEWKELVAKNPSLIKNMTLPYLRLIQDLYIHIHVSLMYKLKSESFLMIYMYI; encoded by the exons ATGCTTTCAATTGCGAGGTGCTTTCGCCCGTCTAAAGCCAAACATCCGGCCGGATTCCACTATCACACCATTCTTGCTTCCGAGACAGCTT TTAATGTGAATGAAGTAGATGCTCTGTATATCCTATTCGAGCAGCTGAGTAGTTCAGTGTTCGATGATGGTATGATTCACAAG GAGGAGTTCTATCTTGCACTTTTTAGTCGCAGTAGCAAGCAGAATGTACTAGCAGAAAGG TTATTCGACCTGTTTGATGTTAAGCGCAATGGGGCCATTGAGTTTGAAGAATTCGTTCGGTCTTTGAGCATCTTCCACCCTGATGCACCAGAGACAGATAAAGTCGCAT TTGCATTCAGATTATATGATCTCAGGCAGACGGGTTTCATAGAACGAGAAGGA TTAAAGGAAATGGTGCTTGCTACTCTGAGGGAATCAGAGTTGTCTCTCTCAGATGATGTCGTTGAAGCAATCGTCGAGAAG ACGCTTTTAGAGGTGGATTCTAAGGGAGATGGGAAGATAGATATGGAAGAGTGGAAGGAACTGGTTGCCAAAAATCCTTCTCTTATAAAGAACATGACTCTTCCTTATTTAAGGTTAATCCAAGATCTATACATACACATACATGTTTCTTTAATGTATAAATTAAAGAGTGAAAGTTTTTTgatgatatatatgtatatatga
- the LOC140872778 gene encoding F-box protein SKIP8-like, giving the protein MEFSIYRISFASYCSSSFVAAAVTFSCFFVATVLIFRKGKSQSSKSELNNWGDCTRATKECKSGSGAEMMALLNGGENGEIAAERQTGVSMMEQLVPEITTHALSYLDYPSLCRLSMTNSRMREAANDDNAWKALFHKDFTLEQDHVTPPHGWKAYYAATRAIVNINLEFYRIVRDRALPDMALFWLNADYVKCFHANGESFSGYNAVMESWQLAFSWENVADFQIRDVKTRVLTDMAWVSMNAYIDLDAEAFNVTNVYEFHHGRWYMVHHHTSALLIHGVGLQLLPHG; this is encoded by the exons ATGGAGTTTAGTATTTATAGAATTTCCTTCGCAAGCTATTGCTCGTCGTCCTTCGTGGCCGCAGCGGTGACCTTTTCCTGTTTCTTCGTCGCGACTGTTTTGATTTTCCGCAAGGGGAAATCACAATCGAGTAAGTCTGAATTGAATAATTGGGGTGATTGTACACGTGCCACGAAGGAGTGCAAAAGTGGTAGCGGTGCTGAGATGATGGCGCTTTTGAATGGGGGTGAGAATGGGGAGATTGCGGCGGAGAGGCAGACCGGGGTGTCTATGATGGAGCAGTTGGTGCCGGAGATCACGACGCATGCGCTGAGTTACTTGGACTACCCCAGCCTCTGTAGGCTTTCCATGACGAATTCGCGCATGCGTGAAGCTGCCAATGATGATAACGCGTGGAAGGCCTTATTTCATAAG GATTTCACTTTGGAGCAAGATCATGTGACACCACCCCATGGATGGAAAGCCTATTATGCAGCCACGAGAGCCATTGTAAACATCAATTTGGAGTTTTATAGAATAGTGAGAGACAGAGCACTTCCAGATATGGCTCTATTTTGGCTCAATGCGGATTATGTGAAGTGTTTTCATGCAAATGGCGAGTCATTTAGTGG TTACAATGCGGTCATGGAGAGCTGGCAGCTAGCCTTTAGCTGGGAGAATGTCGCTGATTTCCAGATTCGAGATGTCAAAACTCGGGTGCTGACAGATATGGCTTGGGTATCCATGAATGCTTACATTGACCTAGATGCCGAGGCATTTAATGTAACTAATGTTTACGAGTTCCACCATGGAAGGTGGTACATGGTGCACCATCATACCTCAGCATTGTTAATTCATGGAGTTGGTTTGCAGCTTCTTCCGCATGGATAA
- the LOC140872749 gene encoding UDP-glucose 4-epimerase GEPI48 isoform X2 — translation MSRSILVTGGAGYIGSHTVLQLLLGGYKAVVVDNLDNSSEIAIKRVQELAGEHGSNLTFHKIDLRDKPALDKLFVSEKFEAVIHFAGLKAVGESVQKPLLYYDNNLIGTIVLLEVMTAHGCKQLVFSSSATVYGWPKVVPCTEESPISAANPYGRTKLFIEEICRDIYKSDSTWKIILLRYFNPVGAHPSGYIGEDPRGIPNNLMPFVQQVAVGRRPALTVYGTDYKTVDGTGVRDYIHVVDLADGHIAALKKLADPSVGCEVYNLGTGKGTSVLEMVAAFEKASGKKIPLVMADRRPGDAEIVYAETEKAERELNWKAKYGIEEFCRDQWNWASKNPYGYESQAP, via the exons ATGTCGCGGAGTATACTTGTGACCGGGGGTGCGGGATACATTGGGAGCCACACCGTGCTGCAGTTGCTGTTGGGAGGATACAAGGCCGTGGTGGTCGATAATTTGGACAATTCTTCCGAAATCGCCATCAAGAGAGTGCAAGAACTCGCTGGTGAACATGGATCCAATCTCACTTTTCACAAG ATAGATTTGCGAGATAAGCCTGCACTTGACAAACTTTTTGTTTCTGAAAA GTTTGAGGCTGTTATTCATTTCGCTGGATTAAAAGCAGTCGGCGAAAGTGTGCAGAAACCGTTACTGTATTATGACAACAACCTTATTGGCACAATTGTTCTACTAGAAGTAATGACGGCGCATGGCTGTAAACAA CTTGTATTTTCGTCCTCAGCTACTGTTTATGGTTGGCCAAAAGTGGTACCATGCACAGAAGAATCCCCCATAAGTGCTGCAAATCCCTATGGACGTACAAAG CTTTTCATTGAAGAGATCTGTCGTGACATTTACAAGTCCGACTCTACATGGAAAATCATATTGCTGAGGTACTTCAACCCAGTTGGTGCACATCCTAGTGGCTATATTGGTGAAGATCCCCGTGGGATTCCGAACAATCTCATGCCCTTTGTACAACAAGTTGCTGTTGGAAGGCGGCCAGCCCTGACAGTTTATGGAACTGATTACAAAACAGTGGATGGAACTGGG GTACGTGATTATATCCACGTTGTTGATTTAGCCGATGGCCATATCGCCGCTTTGAAGAAACTTGCTGACCCTTCTGTAG GTTGTGAGGTATACAATCTGGGTACTGGGAAAGGTACCTCTGTGTTGGAGATGGTGGCAGCGTTTGAAAAGGCTTCTGGGAAG AAAATTCCACTGGTGATGGCTGATCGACGCCCTGGTGATGCTGAGATTGTGTATGCTGAAACAGAAAAAGCTGAACGTGAATTGAACTGGAA GGCGAAATATGGCATTGAAGAATTCTGCAGAGACCAATGGAACTGGGCCAGCAAGAATCCTTATGGTTACGAGTCTCAGGCTCCTTAA
- the LOC140872750 gene encoding calcineurin B-like protein 8 isoform X2, translating to MLSIARCFRPSKAKHPAGFHYHTILASETAFNVNEVDALYILFEQLSSSVFDDGMIHKEEFYLALFSRSSKQNVLAERLFDLFDVKRNGAIEFEEFVRSLSIFHPDAPETDKVAFAFRLYDLRQTGFIEREGLKEMVLATLRESELSLSDDVVEAIVEKTLLEVDSKGDGKIDMEEWKELVAKNPSLIKNMTLPYLREITLAFPSFVMETEVPDSELVR from the exons ATGCTTTCAATTGCGAGGTGCTTTCGCCCGTCTAAAGCCAAACATCCGGCCGGATTCCACTATCACACCATTCTTGCTTCCGAGACAGCTT TTAATGTGAATGAAGTAGATGCTCTGTATATCCTATTCGAGCAGCTGAGTAGTTCAGTGTTCGATGATGGTATGATTCACAAG GAGGAGTTCTATCTTGCACTTTTTAGTCGCAGTAGCAAGCAGAATGTACTAGCAGAAAGG TTATTCGACCTGTTTGATGTTAAGCGCAATGGGGCCATTGAGTTTGAAGAATTCGTTCGGTCTTTGAGCATCTTCCACCCTGATGCACCAGAGACAGATAAAGTCGCAT TTGCATTCAGATTATATGATCTCAGGCAGACGGGTTTCATAGAACGAGAAGGA TTAAAGGAAATGGTGCTTGCTACTCTGAGGGAATCAGAGTTGTCTCTCTCAGATGATGTCGTTGAAGCAATCGTCGAGAAG ACGCTTTTAGAGGTGGATTCTAAGGGAGATGGGAAGATAGATATGGAAGAGTGGAAGGAACTGGTTGCCAAAAATCCTTCTCTTATAAAGAACATGACTCTTCCTTATTTAAG GGAGATAACTCTAGCATTTCCAAGCTTTGTTATGGAAACTGAAGTTCCAGATTCAGAACTCGTCcgttga
- the LOC140872798 gene encoding NAD(P)H-quinone oxidoreductase subunit S, chloroplastic-like has product MAASFHLPTIQPPILPKSHFLGRSNPIITTQKSPTCTNTKPQFRNIPTAKFNLYEIMGGRGLCSGEENLGKELKRKVPESSQLATESKPEEDKSSSLPNIPEDGFEKELLGLTGGFPGGERGLQMFIAQNPPPKKEKSFVFDKSLVKKPKPPELPLILPGMIAIVKNPSNPFHMYCGIVQRITDGKAGVLFEGGNWDRLVTFRLEELERREKGPPMVNPKSVILEEMVEMRS; this is encoded by the coding sequence ATGGCTGCTTCATTCCACCTCCCGACTATTCAACCCCCGATACTGCCCAAATCCCACTTCCTCGGCCGATCAAATCCCATCATCACCACTCAAAAATCACCAACTTGCACAAACACCAAGCCCCAATTCAGAAACATCCCCACCGCCAAATTCAACCTCTACGAAATCATGGGGGGAAGAGGACTCTGCAGCGGCGAAGAAAATCTCGGAAAAGAACTCAAAAGAAAGGTACCCGAATCATCCCAGCTCGCTACTGAATCGAAACCAGAAGAAGATAAGTCATCGTCTCTCCCGAACATACCAGAAGATGGGTTCGAAAAGGAGCTTCTGGGATTGACAGGCGGATTCCCAGGGGGAGAAAGGGGTCTCCAGATGTTCATCGCGCAAAACCCACCTCCAAAAAAGGAGAAATCATTCGTGTTCGATAAAAGTCTGGTGAAGAAACCGAAGCCCCCGGAATTGCCGCTGATTTTGCCCGGAATGATCGCTATCGTGAAGAATCCGAGCAATCCTTTCCACATGTATTGTGGGATTGTTCAGAGGATCACAGATGGGAAAGCGGGGGTGCTGTTTGAAGGTGGGAACTGGGATCGACTCGTTACGTTCAGGCTGGAGGAACTCGAGCGACGCGAGAAGGGGCCTCCGATGGTGAATCCCAAGTCTGTAATTCTCGAAGAAATGGTGGAGATGAGGTcgtga